Part of the Lolium rigidum isolate FL_2022 chromosome 6, APGP_CSIRO_Lrig_0.1, whole genome shotgun sequence genome, GGAAATAATAGCATCAACAAAACGCAACAAATCCACAATTATTTCGGTAGCAGATATAACTCATAATAATATTGTATAGCATCTGTTCGCACCTAGGGCAAACCAAAACATCGAACAAGTCTTGATCAAGCTATCGCGAGATCATTACAACGAAAACGAGGTTTCCTATCACGATCTAATTAACACGGAACTAAAACGAGAAGCGAATCAATCAACTAGATAACGGCGCATTAATCTCGGAGACCATGCACGCCGATAGCTTAGGCGCGCTCGCCGCGGATGCGGCGGGCGAGCTGGATGTCCTTGGGCATGATGGTGACGCGCTTGGCGTGGATGGCGCAGAGGTTGGTGTCCTCGAAGAGCCCGACGAGGTACGCCTCCGCGGCCTCCTGGAGCGCGAGCACGGCGTGGCTCTGGAAGCGGAGATCAGTCTTGAAGTCCTGCGCGATCTCGCGCACCAGGCGCTGGAAGGGCAGCTTGCGGATCAGCAGCTCCGTGCTCTTCTGGTACTTGCGGATCTCGCGGAGCGCGACCGTGCCTGGCCTGTAGCGGTGCGGCTTCTTCACGCCGCCGGTGGTCGGGGCCGACTTCCTCGCCGCCTGAGATCAAAACCCAAGATCGGAAACCGTCAGCAAATAGATTAAACCGCAACAAGTGTACATCGAgtgatcggcatatgcatgcagcAGATCGACCGGGAGAGGGGACGAGAGGAGGAACGAACCTTGGAGGCGAGCTGCTTGCGGGGGGCCTTGCCGCCGGTGGACTTGCGGGCGGTCTGCTTCGTACGGGCCATCTCGACTGAATCGTCTGCTCGCGGAGTTTGGGGGAGTGCCGGAGTGGAAGGTGTGACGAGAAGTGGGGAGGTGGGGCGACAATTTATAGGGGTGTGGGCAGGAGAATCGTGGGCTGAGGCCGTTTCTGTTGATGTGTGGGAGATGGTTTCGGGCTGCGATTAGGATCTGATGGCTGGGATTTGTGCCAAGGAAGCACAGGGAATCAGGGATCCTCGTGCTGTGCTCTGATTGGAGGAAAGCGACGAGGTACGGATCGGTTACGTGGCACTGGGGCCTGGGTATTAAAGCATTTTTAGGAAATCATCTAAATAAATTCCATGAAAACTTTGAGTTTGATGTTGTAGTCATCATCTCAAAAATATCTTGATGTCATACTAGGTTCAAAGATTAAATTCGTGAGACAACGGCATTTCGTCAAGTATATCACAATTTGAAAAGAGTATATTTGATTCGTGATTCGTCAAGACAAGGCTTTGAACCAAAAAAATATCTGATAAGATGATTCCATAAGTACACTAATTAAATAAAAATCATTGTCATGTAAACAAAATATTATCAAGTATTAATTTACTTTAAACATTCTTTCAACATATCAAAATACTTGCATTTTAAGAGGATTGGAAGATTCTTTTCTTCGCAAAGAAAAAATTTAAATTCATAATCTCATAACACGAGAATCATTACACAGTGATGATAAGAGAAACACGGAGACCCAAGAAAAATCACGAAGACACATCCTATAAGAAAAAAAATCACCATACGGTCCTCGAATGCACTGGTCTCTCCTCTTGTGATTACTATTGGTCTGATCTTCTCTATCTCGCCAACGAAGCAATGAAAAAAAACAAAGGAACATCACACACTCTCCCAAAAATGTATAAATTAAACCTCAAACAGCAAAGGCTTTGAACACCGCAATTGAAGGAACATTGATTggcatcataccatgaagggacCAAATTACATTAGTCTAGTATAGACGAGGGTCCTTGGTGTCTTCTTATGAGTGACATTCCTACGATCGTTGTCCTCACTCTCGATGTCTTTGTCGTTCTGATCAGGCTTCATTGCACATGTTCAATGGGTGCACCTTGAAACGATCGGTTTTATCGTTCGTTTGCAGTGGCAGTGTAGCTGGAAAGGTGTGCTCATCACGGTGAGATCATTGTGCGCATTTGACCTTTATTGGCAGTCTTGAGATTAGTTCCTCTAACTGTTCTTGGTTGAGCGGCTCCTTCGTTTGACGGTGAAGCATCTTCTAGCTAAGCCAAGTCAATAGGGTCCCTCTCCAACAATGGGGAAGGATGGTGTTGGTGACATCTTGGATTTCTGAAGCCGCCAATGATGTGATCGTCCTGAAGGCACTTGTCTGACCCATTGTTCCTTTAGAGTTTGCACTTGCTTGAGAATGGATGACATCAACTTTTTATGCGATGGTTTATTTcccatttttatttttctgtggGGTGTGGGTGATTAGTTGTAAGATGATATTCAACATTATTGTTTTTTCCTCTGCTGGGGACTTCATCTAAAAATTGTAATCCCTCTGTTCCGAAAAAAGGCggttcaactttgtctagatgcgGAAGTATCTAGACACAGTTTAGCTATAGATACGTTTGTATTTAGAAACAAAAATTGAGCAGGTTTTTTTTTgtaacagagggagtactacctCTTATGGTGAAGTAATGTCTTGAGCATGTAGTTGTATATATACATGCATTTTCTTACATTGCGCGCATGGGTGGACCCAGGTATAGCAGAGTGGGGGCAGTTGCCCCACTCAAAATTTCAAACTTCTGCCTAATTTGTTCATATATGAAGAATAAAGTTACAAATTTCTACAATTTGTACTAGAATTGGCCCCACTCATCTAAATTTCACCCACTAAAATTATTTTTTGAGTCTGCCCCTGATTGCATGTGCAATTTTCTGGTCGTGCATCATGATGATatgtgattacttattatatgtcCTACTTGTTGAGTACCACGATATTGATTCGTTCTGCAAAAAATGCCCAAGTTCAAGGAAACCTTAGAACTTGTAGTTTTATGAGTTTGTGGTAATGAGTACATGCTTTTTGTGTTGATGTACTTCCATGTGAATTTTCCCTCACTTTAATTTGTCAGCTATTTTTTAGTTTACAGATCAATGCATTTTGGTTGTGTTAATTGTGCCACTATGCAAAGTCCCAATACCAAAATTTCTCCTCTAGTTCGTCTACGTAGGTTGATGTCAATGAAAAATTCTGGCTGCTTGGACATCTAAATGCTTCAACTTTTCGTCTTTTCCCCTGGACAGAAGTTCAAAAGCTGTTCTTTGATACCACATACGCAGTGTTGACGGGGTAATACAAAATAATATGCTGCTTCGGCCCTAATATGACCCATCGATACAGGACTACAGTTATTTTGAATAAACTTGTTCTACATTTGAACCATGAGCACCAGCTGCAGTTCCTGTTGCGAAGTCTCCGTTTTTCTTTTCGCAGCCAGAACTGTTATAGTATAGAATGAAGAGACACAAGGAATGGAGCAAATGATTCTCATGTTTCATTGCAATGTGGGAGACCCACTTATATACAGGCTGAAGGGGTGTGTTGGggagacacctcttccccaacagacacctcctgggaggcatccctcccatacacaattgatcacatattttatttcctaacactcccccttgatCAATTTGTCGTCTGTATATTGCAATCCAAAAGACTCCTCCTaaaaaaccctgtgggaaaaattGAGGAGAAATATTATAACGATATGCCACCGAAAACTCCTTTAAAACCCAGTGGAAAAAATTAAGGAGAAACCATGTGTCATACGTTcgcacttgtatttatattgtctcGTTAAAAACCTTATATGAGAAACCTTAGGGAAAACTCATAAAGGAAAAAAGAGTACAATATCAGTGATCGGAAGATCATCAATGAGTTATAACTAGGGATTTACTCCCCCTCAACATTGCAAACCTAAAGGTTGTCTGATGCCAATTCCACAAACTTAATTATGGAATACAACTGTTGGTAGAGATACTGTGAATATCACAATATTTTGTTTGCAAATTACCCTCTTACATTTCTGTAATTTATGAGGATAAa contains:
- the LOC124665830 gene encoding histone H3.3-like, with amino-acid sequence MARTKQTARKSTGGKAPRKQLASKAARKSAPTTGGVKKPHRYRPGTVALREIRKYQKSTELLIRKLPFQRLVREIAQDFKTDLRFQSHAVLALQEAAEAYLVGLFEDTNLCAIHAKRVTIMPKDIQLARRIRGERA